One window of the Bradyrhizobium sp. NP1 genome contains the following:
- a CDS encoding heme o synthase, with protein sequence MSVVDHNAIALSPRISEAEVADYIQLLKPRVMSLVIFTALVGLVLAPGHFHPVLAITSLLCIAVGAGASGALNMALEGDIDAKMSRTANRPIPRGRITRPEAMAFGSTLAFFSVMTLGILVNWVAGSLLAFTIFFYVVIYTLWLKRRTAQNIVIGGAAGSLPPVVAWTAATGSLSVEPLLLFLIIFFWTPPHFWALALFRSDDYARAGVPMLPVVAGPDATRLQILLYTIVLVAVAAAPWPLGYFDAVYGVASLVLGAGMLALAINVYRRRERSESLRATRKLFAFSILYLFALFATLLAEVVVRAVIPLVG encoded by the coding sequence TTGTCGGTCGTCGATCACAACGCCATCGCGCTCAGCCCCCGGATCTCGGAGGCCGAAGTCGCCGACTACATCCAGCTCCTGAAGCCGCGGGTGATGTCGCTGGTGATCTTCACCGCGCTGGTCGGCCTCGTGCTGGCGCCGGGCCATTTCCATCCCGTGCTGGCGATCACCTCGCTGCTCTGCATCGCAGTCGGCGCCGGCGCCTCCGGCGCGCTCAACATGGCTCTGGAAGGCGACATCGACGCCAAGATGTCGCGCACCGCCAACCGCCCGATCCCGCGCGGCCGCATCACCCGGCCCGAGGCGATGGCCTTCGGCTCGACGCTCGCCTTCTTCTCGGTGATGACGCTCGGCATCCTGGTCAACTGGGTTGCAGGCAGCCTGCTCGCCTTCACCATCTTCTTCTATGTCGTGATCTACACGCTGTGGCTGAAGCGCCGGACTGCGCAGAACATCGTGATCGGCGGCGCTGCCGGCTCGCTGCCGCCGGTCGTGGCCTGGACGGCCGCCACCGGCTCACTGTCGGTCGAGCCGCTGCTGTTGTTCCTGATCATCTTCTTCTGGACGCCGCCGCATTTCTGGGCGCTGGCGCTGTTCCGCTCCGACGACTATGCCCGCGCCGGCGTGCCGATGCTGCCGGTGGTCGCCGGCCCCGACGCGACGCGGCTGCAGATCCTGCTCTACACCATCGTGCTGGTCGCGGTTGCCGCCGCGCCCTGGCCGCTCGGCTATTTCGACGCCGTCTATGGCGTGGCCTCGCTGGTGCTGGGCGCCGGCATGCTGGCGCTTGCGATCAACGTCTACCGACGCCGCGAGCGAAGCGAATCGCTGCGCGCGACGCGCAAGCTGTTTGCCTTTTCGATCCTTTATCTGTTCGCGCTGTTCGCGACCCTGCTCGCCGAGGTCGTGGTTCGCGCCGTCATTCCTTTGGTCGGGTAA
- a CDS encoding CoxF protein: MADKQEPDGIVLTEAQKRSRRQRSIAIALALGVLVVLFFAVTIVKGPAVLNRPM; the protein is encoded by the coding sequence ATGGCCGACAAGCAGGAGCCAGATGGAATCGTCCTCACCGAGGCGCAGAAGCGGAGCCGCCGCCAGCGGTCGATCGCGATTGCGCTCGCGCTCGGCGTGCTGGTCGTCTTGTTTTTCGCGGTCACCATCGTCAAGGGGCCGGCCGTCCTGAACCGGCCCATGTGA
- a CDS encoding cytochrome c oxidase assembly protein, with the protein MNEKPSSHHSKARRLTRDALVASICGAVVALMVGASYAAVPFYNWFCRATGFNGTTQVASSAPSAAPLSRRIAVRFDSNVAPGLPWKFEPEQTEIEVNIGQVVTVYYTVTNQSARTTTGQAAYNVAPLTVGAYFQKINCFCFTEQTFAPGEKREMPVVFYVDPAITGDADNDGLNTITLSYTFYPVRDAQPKPVAAGETDKRKGNL; encoded by the coding sequence ATGAACGAAAAGCCCTCAAGCCACCACAGCAAGGCCCGCCGCCTCACCCGCGATGCGCTGGTGGCGTCGATCTGCGGCGCCGTGGTGGCATTGATGGTGGGCGCGTCCTACGCCGCCGTTCCCTTCTACAACTGGTTCTGCCGCGCCACCGGCTTCAACGGCACCACGCAGGTCGCGAGCTCGGCGCCGTCGGCCGCGCCGCTGTCGCGCAGGATCGCGGTGCGCTTCGATTCCAACGTCGCGCCCGGCCTGCCCTGGAAGTTCGAGCCGGAGCAGACCGAGATCGAGGTCAATATCGGCCAGGTGGTGACCGTCTATTACACCGTGACCAACCAGTCGGCGCGGACCACGACCGGGCAGGCGGCCTACAACGTCGCGCCGCTCACGGTCGGCGCCTACTTCCAGAAGATCAACTGCTTCTGCTTCACCGAGCAGACTTTTGCGCCGGGCGAGAAGCGCGAGATGCCGGTCGTGTTCTATGTCGACCCGGCGATCACGGGCGATGCCGACAATGACGGGCTGAACACCATCACCCTGTCCTACACCTTCTATCCCGTGCGCGACGCGCAACCGAAGCCGGTCGCCGCGGGCGAGACCGACAAACGCAAAGGCAATCTTTGA
- a CDS encoding cytochrome c oxidase subunit 3, with translation MATAQVKHHDYHLVDPSPWPVVGSISAFVMAVGAISWMHHLFSAAPIVFGAGTIGVLYTMASWWGDVIKEAQYKGDHTRVVQISHRYGMILFIASEVMFFVAWFWAFFNSALFPADAVHATRDAIFGCGAGTAAGACNVPGTWPPKGIETFDPWHLPLLNTLILLTSGTTVTWAHHALLEGDRKGLKYGLILTILLGATFTCVQAYEYSHAAFSFAGNIYGATFFMATGFHGFHVLVGTVFLIVCLARAYAGHFTPKQHLGFEFAAWYWHFVDVVWLFLFVCIYVWGHGAEAMAHAAH, from the coding sequence ATGGCTACGGCGCAAGTCAAGCATCACGACTACCACCTCGTCGATCCGAGCCCCTGGCCGGTGGTCGGCTCGATCTCGGCCTTCGTGATGGCCGTCGGCGCGATCTCGTGGATGCACCATCTATTCTCGGCCGCACCGATCGTGTTCGGCGCCGGCACCATCGGCGTGCTCTACACCATGGCGAGCTGGTGGGGCGACGTCATCAAGGAGGCGCAGTACAAGGGCGACCACACCCGCGTGGTGCAGATCAGCCACCGCTACGGCATGATCCTGTTCATCGCTTCCGAAGTGATGTTCTTCGTCGCCTGGTTCTGGGCCTTCTTCAATTCCGCGCTGTTCCCGGCCGACGCCGTCCACGCCACCCGCGACGCGATCTTCGGCTGCGGCGCCGGCACGGCGGCCGGCGCCTGCAACGTGCCCGGCACCTGGCCGCCGAAGGGCATCGAGACCTTCGATCCCTGGCACCTGCCGCTGTTGAACACGCTGATCCTGCTCACCTCGGGCACCACGGTCACCTGGGCGCACCACGCGCTGCTCGAGGGCGACCGCAAGGGCCTGAAATACGGCCTGATCCTCACCATCCTGCTCGGCGCCACCTTCACCTGCGTGCAGGCCTATGAGTACAGCCACGCGGCGTTCTCCTTCGCCGGCAACATCTACGGCGCGACCTTCTTCATGGCGACCGGCTTCCACGGCTTCCACGTGCTGGTCGGCACCGTGTTCCTGATCGTGTGCCTGGCGCGCGCCTATGCCGGCCACTTCACGCCGAAGCAGCACCTCGGCTTCGAATTCGCCGCCTGGTACTGGCACTTCGTCGACGTGGTGTGGCTGTTCCTGTTCGTCTGCATCTATGTCTGGGGGCATGGCGCGGAAGCCATGGCCCACGCCGCGCACTGA
- a CDS encoding DUF983 domain-containing protein yields MTDHPQASVFQSAMRGLACRCPRCGQGKLYAGFLTLRPRCEACGLDYAFIDTGDGPAIFIIMLAGAIVVAAALIVEVKYQPPLWLHAALWLPLIVVTTLLPLRAMKSLLIALQFHHKAAEGQLINREPK; encoded by the coding sequence ATGACGGACCATCCTCAAGCCAGCGTTTTCCAGAGCGCGATGCGTGGGCTGGCCTGCCGCTGCCCGCGCTGCGGCCAGGGCAAGCTCTATGCCGGCTTTCTAACCTTAAGGCCGCGCTGCGAGGCCTGTGGTCTCGACTACGCCTTCATCGACACCGGCGACGGCCCCGCGATCTTCATCATCATGCTTGCAGGCGCCATCGTGGTCGCGGCCGCGCTGATCGTCGAGGTGAAGTATCAACCGCCGCTTTGGCTGCATGCGGCGCTGTGGCTGCCGCTGATCGTGGTGACCACGCTTTTGCCGTTGCGCGCGATGAAGTCGCTGCTGATCGCGCTGCAATTCCACCACAAGGCCGCGGAGGGCCAGCTCATCAACCGCGAGCCGAAATGA
- a CDS encoding SURF1 family protein, translated as MNGQPERQRRTAGFAAFTFVMLAVFVGLGIWQLERRVEKHALISALTERLAAEPSPLPPASRWATLHADADEFRRVRFEAAYARLPDAMVYSAGSAVREDISGPGTWAFLPARLPTGEVVVVNAGFVANTMQDREVENRAVTRLVTGTPAMLTGYLRFPESAGLLTPAPSLEKRLWFVRDHLAMAHALGWGSVAPFYIDLESPVPDNGIPKPGPLSVHLRDEHMQYAVTWFSLAAVVAVAFLLWWRRRAVA; from the coding sequence ATGAACGGGCAGCCCGAGCGCCAGCGCCGGACGGCGGGTTTTGCCGCGTTTACGTTTGTCATGCTGGCCGTGTTCGTCGGCCTTGGCATCTGGCAGCTCGAGCGCCGCGTCGAAAAGCACGCGCTGATTTCGGCACTCACGGAGCGTCTTGCCGCCGAGCCTTCGCCACTGCCGCCGGCCTCGCGCTGGGCGACGCTGCACGCCGACGCCGACGAATTTCGCCGCGTGCGGTTTGAGGCCGCCTACGCGCGGCTGCCGGACGCGATGGTCTACAGCGCCGGGTCCGCCGTGCGCGAGGATATCAGCGGCCCCGGCACCTGGGCCTTCCTGCCGGCGCGGCTTCCCACCGGCGAGGTCGTCGTGGTCAATGCCGGTTTCGTCGCCAACACCATGCAGGACCGCGAGGTCGAGAATCGCGCGGTGACAAGGCTCGTCACCGGCACGCCGGCGATGCTGACCGGCTATCTGCGTTTCCCCGAGAGCGCAGGGCTGCTGACGCCGGCACCGAGCCTCGAGAAGCGGCTGTGGTTTGTCCGCGATCATCTGGCGATGGCGCATGCGCTCGGCTGGGGTTCGGTCGCGCCGTTCTACATCGACCTGGAAAGCCCGGTGCCCGACAACGGCATTCCGAAGCCGGGCCCGCTCTCGGTGCATCTGCGCGACGAGCACATGCAATATGCCGTCACCTGGTTTTCGCTCGCCGCGGTGGTCGCGGTCGCATTTTTGCTATGGTGGCGGCGGCGAGCGGTGGCTTGA
- a CDS encoding TRAP transporter substrate-binding protein — protein MTARAWLNGRASGIAVALLLLPAVVLAQDASQKAATQPAASAKVSWQMTTEYPQSNISGVGLTTFARLVAARTDGFVTVTASFDNALKISSGEMLRATETGRISGGDAFAGPLEASDPIFGLASLPFVVQSVEAARTVNAKARPLYEKALAAHGSKLLYMTIWPSTGLWSERALVSTDDLRTLAVRTYDYNSAEVMRAAGARADYLPFNDAIAKVRDHQLNAILTSGDGGAGRKLWDYLRHFTPINYAVPISLAFIRTDAFQALPNDVQAEVMAAAAETEKSQFDLLANRTAENYAQMRANGVTIADSVPSSIATALREAAHAPVDAWKAKVGAEAAAIVDGAGRH, from the coding sequence ATGACGGCGAGAGCATGGCTGAATGGCAGGGCCTCCGGCATCGCCGTGGCTTTGCTGCTGCTGCCCGCAGTGGTGCTCGCCCAGGATGCGTCTCAAAAAGCCGCCACGCAGCCGGCCGCATCGGCAAAAGTTTCCTGGCAAATGACCACCGAATACCCGCAGTCCAATATTTCCGGCGTCGGGCTCACCACCTTCGCAAGGCTCGTCGCGGCGCGGACCGACGGCTTCGTCACGGTGACGGCATCGTTCGACAACGCGCTAAAGATCTCCTCCGGCGAGATGCTGCGCGCCACGGAGACGGGGCGGATCAGCGGCGGCGATGCCTTTGCCGGGCCGCTGGAGGCCTCCGACCCGATCTTCGGCCTCGCGTCGCTACCCTTCGTCGTGCAGTCGGTCGAGGCGGCGCGCACGGTCAATGCGAAAGCGCGTCCGCTCTACGAAAAGGCGCTCGCCGCGCACGGCTCGAAACTTCTCTACATGACGATCTGGCCGTCGACCGGCCTGTGGTCGGAGCGCGCGCTCGTCAGCACCGATGATCTCCGTACCCTGGCGGTGAGGACCTATGACTACAATTCGGCCGAGGTGATGCGCGCGGCCGGCGCGCGCGCCGACTATCTGCCGTTCAACGACGCGATCGCCAAGGTCAGGGATCATCAGCTCAACGCGATCCTCACCTCGGGCGACGGTGGCGCGGGACGCAAGCTCTGGGACTATCTCAGGCATTTCACGCCGATCAACTACGCGGTCCCGATCTCGCTCGCCTTCATCAGGACCGACGCGTTCCAGGCGCTGCCGAACGACGTCCAGGCCGAGGTCATGGCCGCGGCGGCGGAGACGGAGAAAAGCCAGTTCGATCTGCTGGCCAACCGCACGGCGGAGAATTACGCGCAGATGCGCGCGAACGGCGTAACCATTGCCGACTCGGTGCCGTCGTCGATCGCAACCGCGCTTCGCGAGGCCGCTCACGCCCCGGTCGACGCCTGGAAGGCCAAAGTGGGCGCGGAAGCCGCCGCCATCGTGGATGGGGCAGGGCGGCACTAG
- a CDS encoding radical SAM protein, which translates to MRTRLIHLINPKTDSLTTRPIYFNRALYSPLAGLLAVAACIPKDQYQVVLTDENIEEIDFDLKVDLVGISAMTSYVNRGYQIADRFRAKGVPVAMGGVHPSFMPKEALQHADAVVIGEVELVIDKLLDDLEQGTMRGTYKSDKLHPMVGLKMPRYDLLKKSRYVNRTFVQTSRGCHQGCTFCAEPLMNGLKFRYRPVDEVIHEMENCGARTISVNDADFFGTPERPKEVMRALKGRGIRWQAGVTSKLAYDDRMLELAAESGCTMLSIGFESISRDTLKSVHKHVNHPENFLALVEKIHSYGIMVFGLFMFGFDGDNTSVFDDTVKFNIAAKYDACAYSVLTPYPGTLTWYEMKKAGRIVSFDWTMYDQGHVVYRPGGMLADELRVGQDSAYAGFYSTPSIASRFPFRGKRNRAQWMIYNLFMRRASRTENIESVAAPTAEPNVAPMPPILPVKREWRAAVLEAAEGTGPHLM; encoded by the coding sequence GTGCGTACTCGCCTCATCCACCTCATCAATCCGAAGACCGACTCGCTAACGACGCGCCCGATCTATTTCAATCGAGCGCTATATTCTCCTCTTGCTGGTCTGCTGGCCGTCGCCGCCTGCATTCCAAAAGACCAGTATCAGGTGGTGCTCACGGACGAGAACATCGAAGAGATCGACTTCGATCTGAAAGTCGATCTCGTCGGAATTTCCGCGATGACCAGCTACGTCAATCGTGGATATCAAATCGCAGATCGGTTCCGCGCCAAGGGCGTACCGGTGGCGATGGGAGGCGTACATCCCAGCTTCATGCCCAAAGAGGCTCTACAGCATGCGGATGCGGTTGTGATCGGGGAGGTCGAACTCGTGATCGACAAACTGCTCGACGATCTGGAGCAGGGTACGATGCGTGGGACCTACAAGTCCGACAAGCTGCATCCGATGGTTGGCTTGAAGATGCCACGTTACGATCTGCTAAAGAAAAGCCGTTACGTGAACCGCACTTTTGTCCAGACTTCACGCGGCTGCCATCAAGGCTGCACATTCTGTGCTGAGCCGCTGATGAATGGACTCAAGTTTCGATACCGTCCGGTCGATGAAGTTATCCATGAAATGGAGAACTGTGGCGCGCGCACCATCTCCGTGAACGATGCCGACTTCTTTGGTACCCCCGAACGTCCAAAAGAAGTTATGCGAGCCTTGAAGGGGCGCGGCATTCGATGGCAGGCCGGCGTTACCTCGAAGCTTGCCTATGATGACCGCATGCTCGAGCTCGCCGCCGAGAGCGGCTGCACGATGCTGAGCATCGGATTCGAATCGATCTCGCGCGACACGCTGAAAAGCGTGCACAAGCATGTCAATCACCCCGAAAATTTCCTGGCCCTGGTGGAGAAGATTCATTCATACGGAATAATGGTGTTCGGCTTGTTCATGTTCGGGTTTGATGGCGACAATACTTCTGTCTTTGACGATACCGTGAAGTTCAACATTGCGGCCAAATACGACGCCTGTGCCTATTCGGTGCTGACACCGTATCCGGGAACGCTGACCTGGTACGAGATGAAGAAGGCCGGTCGCATCGTTTCATTCGACTGGACGATGTACGATCAGGGCCACGTGGTGTATCGCCCGGGCGGAATGTTGGCGGACGAGCTTCGCGTCGGTCAGGACAGCGCCTATGCGGGATTTTATTCAACGCCGTCGATCGCTAGCCGTTTTCCTTTCCGCGGCAAGCGGAATCGCGCGCAATGGATGATCTACAATCTGTTCATGCGTAGAGCGTCTCGAACCGAAAACATCGAGTCCGTCGCGGCGCCGACCGCAGAGCCGAACGTAGCGCCAATGCCGCCAATTCTTCCGGTCAAACGCGAATGGCGAGCGGCCGTGCTGGAGGCAGCAGAGGGCACCGGCCCCCACCTGATGTGA
- a CDS encoding complex I NDUFA9 subunit family protein codes for MLKHLLNSVIGHVAGLSDAQLEQIEQSLPATKALIELLSKAHPIIEQAQTLYNEAQPLIEQAGKEWQTVGPAAQILIDVISHHLNKGSSTAEATEAVRAALGGSIENVARDRGMDRAMNRVTVFGGTGFVGRRIVRQLSGSAVTVRAASRRPAGVEGDNVEHFVADAHDERSVEAAVAGADGVVNAISLYVEHRGDTFHSVHVEAAASIARVARRAGIKRFVHLSGIGADAASPSPYIRSRGQGEAAVQAAFPGAVVIRSAVMFAPDDAFLTTILGLLRTLPAYPLFGDGRTRLQPVYVGDVAAAIAKVLQQTQRPYPIYELGGPRVYSYEELLRTIARAAGLRPMLVRIPFAFWNAVAGFAEILPHPPLTRNQVELMQIDTTASDNRPGFGLLGISPRSLEQELEAMLKHTNEETQNAKEVRAKQR; via the coding sequence ATGCTGAAACACTTGCTCAATAGTGTTATTGGTCACGTTGCCGGTCTCAGCGATGCGCAACTTGAACAAATTGAGCAGTCATTGCCGGCGACCAAGGCGCTGATCGAGCTTCTCAGTAAGGCACATCCGATCATCGAACAGGCACAAACGCTCTATAACGAAGCGCAGCCACTGATCGAGCAAGCCGGGAAAGAGTGGCAAACGGTCGGCCCTGCCGCGCAAATCCTGATTGATGTGATCTCACATCATCTCAACAAAGGCAGTTCGACGGCGGAGGCCACGGAGGCAGTGCGCGCGGCGCTCGGCGGGTCAATAGAGAACGTCGCACGCGATCGTGGGATGGACCGAGCAATGAACCGCGTGACCGTGTTTGGGGGCACTGGCTTTGTTGGTCGTCGCATCGTGCGCCAGTTGAGCGGCTCCGCCGTTACGGTGCGCGCAGCATCACGGCGTCCCGCGGGGGTCGAGGGCGATAACGTGGAACACTTCGTCGCCGATGCGCATGACGAGCGCTCGGTAGAGGCCGCTGTTGCCGGTGCCGACGGCGTCGTCAACGCGATCAGCCTATACGTCGAGCATCGAGGCGACACATTTCACTCGGTGCACGTCGAAGCGGCCGCCAGCATCGCTAGGGTGGCGCGGCGGGCCGGGATCAAACGGTTTGTGCACCTATCAGGAATAGGCGCCGACGCGGCCTCGCCCTCGCCCTATATTCGCAGTCGCGGCCAAGGAGAAGCAGCCGTGCAAGCCGCATTCCCTGGCGCAGTCGTTATCCGCTCGGCGGTAATGTTCGCGCCGGACGACGCCTTTCTCACGACAATTCTTGGGCTGCTTCGAACCTTGCCGGCTTATCCGCTATTCGGCGACGGCAGAACGAGGCTTCAGCCGGTGTATGTGGGCGACGTCGCCGCAGCGATCGCAAAAGTCCTGCAGCAAACACAGAGACCCTATCCTATCTACGAATTGGGTGGTCCCCGCGTTTACTCATACGAGGAGTTGCTGCGGACGATTGCGCGTGCCGCAGGATTACGGCCGATGCTGGTGCGAATACCCTTTGCTTTCTGGAATGCCGTCGCTGGTTTCGCTGAGATCCTGCCGCACCCGCCGCTCACGCGCAATCAGGTCGAGCTTATGCAGATCGACACAACGGCCTCGGACAACCGGCCGGGATTTGGCCTGCTCGGAATTTCACCGCGATCGCTCGAACAAGAACTCGAAGCGATGCTCAAGCATACGAACGAGGAAACTCAAAACGCAAAAGAGGTTCGCGCCAAGCAGAGGTGA
- a CDS encoding cysteine hydrolase family protein has translation MADSSRTALIVVDVQRAFDEWEAAGKRRNNPDAVMRIADLLGAFRHRAAPIFHIRHEGTKPNSSFLPDRSGYAVRDEARERAGEPVIVKRVNSAFIGTDLEARLRAADITRLVICGATTNHCVETTTRMAGNLGFDARLVRDATWTFDRIGPDGDAHAAEAIHAMTLANLNGEFATIVTSAEAIAALAG, from the coding sequence ATGGCGGATTCATCGCGCACGGCTCTCATCGTCGTGGATGTGCAGCGCGCGTTCGACGAGTGGGAGGCGGCCGGAAAGCGTCGCAACAATCCCGATGCGGTGATGCGGATCGCCGATCTGCTCGGGGCGTTCAGGCATCGTGCCGCGCCGATCTTCCACATCCGTCATGAAGGCACCAAGCCGAACTCGTCCTTTTTGCCCGACCGCAGCGGCTATGCGGTCAGGGACGAGGCCCGCGAGCGCGCAGGCGAACCCGTCATCGTCAAACGGGTCAACAGCGCCTTCATCGGCACCGATCTCGAGGCGCGGCTGCGCGCGGCCGATATCACGCGGCTCGTGATCTGCGGCGCCACCACCAATCACTGCGTCGAGACCACGACGCGGATGGCCGGCAATCTCGGCTTCGACGCGCGTCTCGTGCGCGACGCCACCTGGACTTTCGACCGTATCGGCCCCGACGGTGACGCGCATGCGGCCGAGGCCATCCACGCCATGACGCTCGCGAACCTCAACGGCGAGTTCGCCACCATCGTGACGTCGGCGGAGGCGATCGCGGCGCTTGCCGGCTAG
- a CDS encoding heavy metal-binding domain-containing protein, translated as MIVVTTENVTGHRTIRMLGQCFGVVVRSRGIGGNLVAGLRSIVGGEIHEYTQMLEEARRHALDRLVQNASAMGANAILMMRFDSAEIGNTMSEIVAYGTAAVIEPVA; from the coding sequence TTGATCGTGGTAACAACGGAGAACGTGACCGGGCACCGAACGATCCGGATGCTGGGGCAATGCTTCGGCGTGGTCGTCCGCAGCAGAGGAATCGGCGGTAACCTCGTGGCAGGGCTTCGCTCGATCGTGGGAGGCGAGATACACGAATATACCCAGATGCTGGAGGAAGCGCGCCGCCATGCGCTGGATCGGCTGGTGCAGAACGCCAGCGCCATGGGCGCCAATGCCATCCTGATGATGCGCTTCGACAGCGCCGAGATCGGCAACACGATGAGCGAGATCGTGGCCTATGGCACAGCCGCGGTGATTGAGCCTGTGGCATGA
- the thrC gene encoding threonine synthase encodes MARYVSTRGEAPELSFCDVMLTGLARDGGLYVPQAWPKLAPETIAGFFGRPYWEVAVDIIRPFVGGEISDADLGRMANEAYATFRHPAVVPLRQVGPHQFLLELFHGPTLAFKDVAMQLLSRLMDHVLEKRGERTTIVVATSGDTGGAAVEAFAGLSNVDLIVLFPHGRISDVQRRMMTTTAAGNVHALAIEGTFDDCQAIVKAMFNHHAFRDEVSLSGVNSINWARIVAQVVYYFTSAVALGAPARPVDFTVPTGNFGDIFAGYVAKRMGLAVRWLRIAANVNDILPRTLKTGIYEVREVHATTSPSMDIQVSSNFERLLFEASGRDAAAIRRLMGSLKQSGRFVLPDAMLAAIREEFDAGRADETETAAAIRAAWREAGDLVDPHTAVALAVADRDYPDSRIPNIVLSTAHAAKFPDAVEAACGVRPPLPAWLDGLMTRQEQLTVMKNDQGEVERYVKSVSRAAKQAKQGVAG; translated from the coding sequence TTGGCGCGGTATGTTTCCACACGGGGCGAGGCTCCGGAACTCTCGTTCTGCGACGTGATGCTGACCGGGCTCGCGCGCGACGGCGGCCTTTACGTGCCGCAGGCCTGGCCGAAGCTTGCGCCCGAAACCATCGCCGGCTTCTTCGGCCGGCCGTACTGGGAGGTCGCGGTCGACATCATCAGGCCCTTCGTCGGTGGCGAGATTTCCGACGCCGATCTCGGACGCATGGCGAACGAGGCCTATGCCACCTTCCGCCATCCCGCCGTTGTGCCGCTGCGCCAGGTCGGCCCGCACCAGTTCCTGCTCGAGCTGTTTCATGGGCCGACGCTCGCCTTCAAGGACGTGGCGATGCAGCTGTTGTCGCGCCTGATGGACCACGTGCTGGAAAAGCGCGGCGAGCGCACCACCATCGTGGTCGCAACCTCGGGCGACACCGGCGGCGCCGCGGTGGAAGCCTTCGCGGGCCTTTCCAATGTCGACCTCATCGTGCTGTTCCCGCATGGACGCATCTCCGACGTGCAGCGGCGGATGATGACGACGACGGCCGCCGGCAATGTCCACGCGCTCGCGATCGAAGGCACCTTCGACGACTGCCAGGCGATCGTGAAGGCAATGTTCAATCACCACGCCTTCCGCGACGAGGTTTCACTGTCCGGCGTCAACTCCATCAACTGGGCGCGCATTGTCGCGCAAGTGGTCTATTACTTCACCTCCGCAGTCGCGCTCGGCGCGCCGGCCCGTCCGGTCGACTTCACCGTGCCGACGGGCAATTTCGGCGACATCTTCGCCGGCTATGTCGCCAAGCGCATGGGCCTGGCCGTGCGCTGGCTGCGCATCGCGGCCAACGTCAACGACATCCTGCCGCGCACGCTGAAGACCGGCATCTACGAGGTGCGCGAGGTGCACGCGACCACCTCGCCCTCGATGGACATCCAGGTCTCCTCGAATTTCGAGCGCCTGCTGTTCGAGGCGTCAGGCCGCGACGCCGCCGCGATCCGCCGGCTGATGGGATCGTTGAAGCAGTCCGGCCGCTTCGTGCTGCCGGATGCGATGCTGGCTGCGATCCGCGAGGAGTTCGATGCCGGCCGCGCCGACGAGACCGAGACGGCGGCCGCGATCCGTGCCGCCTGGCGCGAGGCCGGCGATCTCGTCGATCCGCACACGGCGGTCGCGCTTGCGGTCGCCGACCGCGACTACCCGGATTCGAGGATCCCCAACATCGTGCTGTCGACTGCGCATGCCGCCAAATTCCCCGATGCGGTGGAAGCCGCCTGCGGCGTGCGGCCGCCGCTGCCGGCGTGGCTCGACGGGCTGATGACCAGGCAGGAACAGCTCACAGTGATGAAGAACGACCAGGGCGAGGTCGAGCGCTACGTCAAATCGGTCAGTCGGGCTGCGAAGCAGGCCAAGCAGGGAGTTGCCGGATGA